From one Phytohabitans houttuyneae genomic stretch:
- the sucB gene encoding 2-oxoglutarate dehydrogenase, E2 component, dihydrolipoamide succinyltransferase, translating to MPVSVPMPRLGESVTEGTVTRWLKQEGDRVEVDEPLLEVSTDKVDTEIPSPAAGVLTRIVVQEDETAEVGAELAVISGDDEGQGAAPAETPQESQPAAEAPAQQSQPAAEAPAQEEPAPAQAAAAPPEQQPSDQDETPQQGGGGTPGASGGTTVVKMPALGESVTEGTVTRWLKQVGENVDLDEPLLEVSTDKVDTEIPSPAAGTLLEIKVQQDETADVGADLAVIGSAGTPSEGHVTESAPAPAVESTKAQGAPAAEPQRAPEPAPRPSQPEPAKAQAAPAQPQPSGVGARSAQANGGDTAYVTPLVRKLASEHNVDLATLNGTGVGGRIRKQDVLEAAEKAKAAAAAPAPAQPAQKAAPAAAPAKSEPSPLRGRTEKLTRTRISIAKRMYESLQSSAQLTTVVEVDVTKIARLRQQAKGNFQQQHGVKLSFLPFFAVAAVEALGRFPIVNASIDLDGGTVTYPDGEHLGIAVDTERGLLVPVIRDAGDLNLAGLARRIADLAERTRTNKISPDEISGATFTLTNTGSRGALFDTPIVPKPQSAILGTGAVVKRAVVVDDPDLGEVITPRSMCYLALSYDHRIIDGADAARFLSAMKERLEGGHFEADLGLA from the coding sequence ATGCCGGTATCCGTCCCCATGCCCCGCTTGGGCGAGAGCGTCACCGAGGGCACCGTCACTCGCTGGCTTAAGCAGGAGGGCGACCGCGTCGAGGTCGACGAGCCGTTGCTCGAGGTCTCCACCGACAAGGTCGACACCGAGATCCCGTCGCCCGCCGCCGGTGTGCTGACCCGGATCGTCGTGCAGGAGGACGAGACCGCCGAGGTCGGCGCCGAGCTGGCCGTCATCTCCGGCGACGACGAGGGCCAGGGCGCGGCGCCGGCGGAGACCCCGCAGGAGTCGCAGCCGGCCGCGGAGGCACCCGCACAGCAGTCGCAGCCGGCCGCGGAGGCACCCGCACAGGAGGAGCCGGCACCGGCGCAGGCCGCGGCCGCCCCGCCGGAGCAGCAGCCCAGCGACCAGGACGAGACGCCGCAGCAGGGTGGTGGCGGCACGCCCGGCGCGAGCGGTGGCACCACTGTCGTGAAGATGCCGGCGCTCGGCGAGAGCGTCACCGAGGGCACCGTGACCCGCTGGCTCAAGCAGGTCGGCGAAAACGTCGACCTGGACGAGCCGCTGCTCGAGGTCTCCACCGACAAGGTCGACACCGAGATCCCCTCGCCGGCCGCCGGCACGCTGCTCGAGATCAAGGTCCAGCAGGACGAGACCGCGGACGTCGGCGCCGACCTGGCCGTGATCGGCTCCGCGGGCACGCCGTCCGAGGGCCACGTGACCGAGTCCGCGCCGGCACCGGCCGTCGAGTCGACGAAGGCGCAGGGCGCACCCGCCGCCGAGCCGCAGCGCGCACCCGAGCCCGCGCCGCGCCCCTCCCAGCCCGAGCCGGCCAAGGCGCAGGCGGCTCCCGCCCAGCCGCAGCCGAGTGGCGTGGGCGCCCGCTCCGCGCAGGCAAACGGCGGCGACACGGCGTACGTGACGCCGCTTGTCCGCAAGCTCGCCAGCGAGCACAACGTCGACCTCGCCACGCTCAACGGCACCGGTGTCGGCGGCCGCATCCGCAAGCAGGACGTGCTGGAGGCGGCGGAAAAGGCGAAGGCCGCCGCGGCGGCGCCCGCACCCGCCCAGCCCGCGCAGAAGGCCGCCCCGGCGGCGGCCCCGGCCAAGTCCGAGCCGAGCCCGCTGCGCGGCCGCACCGAAAAGCTGACCCGCACGCGCATCTCGATCGCCAAGCGGATGTACGAGTCGCTGCAGTCCTCGGCACAGCTCACCACCGTGGTCGAGGTCGACGTCACGAAGATCGCCCGGCTGCGCCAGCAGGCCAAGGGCAACTTCCAGCAGCAGCACGGCGTCAAGCTGTCGTTCCTGCCGTTCTTCGCGGTGGCGGCGGTCGAGGCGCTCGGCCGGTTCCCGATCGTCAACGCCTCGATCGACCTCGACGGCGGCACGGTCACGTACCCGGACGGCGAGCACCTGGGCATCGCCGTCGACACCGAGCGCGGCCTGCTCGTGCCCGTCATCCGCGACGCCGGCGACCTCAACCTCGCCGGCCTGGCCCGCCGCATCGCCGACCTGGCCGAGCGCACCCGCACCAACAAGATCAGCCCGGACGAGATCTCCGGCGCCACCTTCACGCTCACCAACACGGGCAGCCGCGGCGCGCTCTTCGACACCCCGATCGTGCCGAAGCCGCAGTCCGCGATCCTCGGCACCGGCGCGGTGGTCAAGCGCGCGGTCGTGGTCGACGACCCCGACCTCGGCGAGGTCATCACGCCGCGCTCGATGTGCTACCTCGCGCTGTCCTACGACCACCGCATCATCGACGGCGCCGACGCCGCCCGCTTCCTCTCCGCCATGAAGGAGCGGCTGGAGGGCGGCCACTTCGAGGCCGACCTTGGTCTCGCCTAG
- the lpdA gene encoding dihydrolipoyl dehydrogenase, with protein MSGETFDVVILGGGSGGYATALRAAQLDLSVVLIEKDKLGGTCLHRGCIPTKALLHAGEVADQTRESDAFGIKAELIGVDMAGVNAYKDGVVAKLYKGLQGLVKSAKITYVEGTGRLVAPDTVEVDGTRYTGRNVVLATGSYSRTLPGLELDGKRVISSEHALNLDRVPSSAIVLGGGVIGVEFASAWRSLGSEVTIVEALPRLLAAEDEEASKTVERAFRKRGIGFKTGKPFEKVEQTESGIRVTIAGGETLEAELLLVAVGRGPTTANLGYEEQGVKMDRGFVLTDERLRTNVPNVFAVGDIVPGLQLAHRGFQQGIFVAEEIAGKNPAPIDEAGIPRVTYSDPEVASMGLTEAKAKEKYGADKVQAYNYNLGGNGKSQILRTQGFVKLVRLVDGPVVGVHMVGARVGELVGEAQLIYNWEAYPAEVAQLVHAHPTQNEALGEAHLALAGKPLHAHA; from the coding sequence ATGAGCGGCGAGACCTTCGACGTAGTAATTCTCGGAGGCGGCAGCGGCGGTTATGCCACAGCCCTGCGAGCCGCACAACTGGACCTATCGGTCGTTCTTATTGAAAAGGACAAGCTCGGCGGCACCTGCCTGCACCGCGGCTGCATCCCGACAAAGGCGCTGCTCCACGCGGGCGAGGTCGCCGACCAGACCCGCGAATCCGACGCATTCGGCATCAAGGCCGAGCTCATCGGCGTCGACATGGCGGGGGTCAACGCGTACAAGGACGGCGTCGTCGCCAAGCTCTACAAGGGCCTGCAGGGTCTGGTCAAGTCCGCCAAGATCACGTATGTCGAGGGCACCGGCCGCCTCGTCGCGCCGGACACCGTGGAGGTCGACGGCACGCGCTACACCGGTCGCAACGTCGTGCTGGCCACCGGGTCGTACTCGCGCACGCTCCCCGGCCTCGAGCTCGACGGCAAGCGGGTCATCTCCAGCGAGCACGCGCTCAACCTCGACCGCGTCCCCAGCTCGGCGATCGTGCTGGGTGGCGGAGTGATCGGCGTGGAGTTCGCCAGCGCGTGGCGCTCGCTCGGCAGCGAGGTCACGATCGTCGAGGCCCTCCCCCGCCTGCTCGCCGCCGAGGACGAGGAAGCGTCGAAGACGGTTGAGCGGGCGTTCCGCAAGCGCGGCATCGGCTTCAAGACCGGCAAGCCGTTCGAAAAGGTCGAGCAGACCGAGAGCGGCATCCGGGTGACGATCGCCGGCGGCGAGACGCTCGAGGCCGAGCTGCTGCTCGTCGCCGTCGGCCGCGGCCCGACCACGGCCAACCTCGGCTACGAGGAGCAGGGCGTCAAGATGGACCGCGGCTTCGTCCTCACCGACGAGCGCCTGCGCACCAACGTGCCCAACGTGTTCGCCGTCGGCGACATCGTGCCCGGCCTCCAGCTCGCGCACCGCGGCTTCCAGCAGGGCATCTTCGTGGCCGAGGAGATCGCGGGTAAAAACCCGGCGCCGATCGACGAGGCCGGCATCCCGCGCGTGACGTACTCGGACCCCGAGGTCGCGTCCATGGGGCTGACCGAGGCGAAGGCCAAGGAGAAGTACGGCGCCGACAAGGTGCAGGCGTACAACTACAACCTCGGCGGCAACGGCAAGAGCCAGATCCTGCGCACCCAGGGCTTCGTCAAGCTGGTCCGGCTCGTCGACGGTCCCGTCGTCGGCGTGCACATGGTCGGCGCGCGGGTCGGTGAGCTGGTCGGCGAGGCGCAGCTCATCTACAACTGGGAGGCCTACCCGGCCGAGGTCGCCCAGCTCGTGCACGCACACCCGACGCAGAACGAGGCGCTGGGCGAAGCCCACCTCGCGCTCGCGGGCAAGCCGTTGCACGCACACGCCTGA
- a CDS encoding leucyl aminopeptidase — protein MTSPIPTLSLVDTDPAELAVDAIVIGVHSVNGDAADGDGGTLLLASGAESIVAAFDGRLTGTLALLGATGAPGEVTKLATLGTITAPVVAAVGLGPEPTGAAPPPETLRRAGGAAIRALAGAGTVALSLPLPDDEDAPAALRAVSEGALLGAYRFSGYKTKPQPGRRAPVGAVVVHVPDAAEAAAEAEVTRAEVVARAVAQTRDWVNTPPNELRPPEFADAVADAGRKAGLDVEVLDEEALREGGYGGILAVGLGSSAPPRMVRLSYTPETFDKRVALVGKGITFDTGGFSIKPAQGMWEMKSDMAGAAAVTAVMLAVAALKPSVAVTAYVPMAENMASATAYRPGDVVTMRNGKRVEVLNTDAEGRMILGDAMARACEDACDYLFETSTLTGGQVVALGKRVAGVMGTPELCDRVKAAGDQVGEPAWPMPLPEDVRKGMDSEVADISQVNAGMDRAGHMLQGGVFLREFVADDVPWAHIDIAGPSYHSGEPTGYWAKGGTGVPVRTLLALIDDIATAG, from the coding sequence GTGACCTCCCCCATCCCGACCCTGAGCCTGGTCGACACCGATCCCGCCGAGCTCGCCGTCGATGCCATCGTGATCGGCGTGCACAGCGTGAACGGGGACGCGGCCGACGGGGACGGTGGCACTCTGCTGCTGGCCAGCGGCGCGGAGAGCATCGTCGCGGCCTTCGACGGGCGCCTCACCGGCACGCTCGCGCTGCTCGGCGCCACCGGCGCGCCCGGCGAGGTGACCAAGCTCGCCACGCTCGGCACCATCACGGCGCCGGTCGTGGCGGCCGTGGGCCTCGGCCCCGAGCCGACCGGTGCCGCGCCGCCGCCCGAGACGCTGCGCCGGGCCGGCGGTGCCGCCATCCGCGCGCTCGCCGGCGCCGGCACGGTCGCGCTGAGCCTCCCGCTCCCCGACGACGAGGACGCGCCCGCGGCGCTCCGGGCCGTCTCCGAGGGCGCGCTGCTGGGTGCTTACCGGTTCAGCGGGTACAAGACGAAGCCGCAGCCCGGCCGCCGCGCGCCGGTGGGCGCGGTGGTGGTGCACGTGCCGGACGCGGCCGAGGCGGCCGCCGAGGCGGAGGTGACCCGGGCCGAGGTGGTGGCGCGGGCGGTCGCGCAGACCCGCGACTGGGTGAACACCCCGCCGAACGAACTGCGCCCGCCCGAGTTCGCCGACGCGGTGGCCGACGCCGGCCGCAAGGCGGGGCTCGACGTCGAGGTGCTCGACGAGGAGGCGCTGCGCGAGGGTGGGTACGGCGGGATCCTCGCCGTCGGCCTCGGCTCCTCGGCGCCGCCACGCATGGTGCGGCTGTCGTACACGCCGGAGACCTTCGACAAGCGCGTGGCGCTGGTGGGCAAGGGCATCACGTTCGACACCGGCGGTTTCTCCATCAAGCCGGCACAGGGCATGTGGGAGATGAAGTCCGACATGGCGGGCGCCGCCGCGGTCACCGCCGTGATGCTCGCGGTCGCCGCGCTCAAGCCGTCCGTGGCCGTCACCGCGTACGTGCCGATGGCCGAAAACATGGCCTCCGCCACCGCGTACCGCCCGGGTGACGTGGTGACCATGCGCAACGGCAAGCGGGTCGAGGTGCTCAACACCGACGCCGAGGGCCGCATGATCCTGGGCGACGCGATGGCCCGGGCCTGCGAAGACGCCTGCGACTACCTCTTCGAGACCTCCACCCTCACCGGCGGCCAGGTGGTAGCGCTGGGTAAGCGGGTGGCCGGCGTGATGGGTACGCCCGAGCTGTGCGACCGCGTCAAGGCGGCCGGCGACCAGGTCGGCGAGCCAGCGTGGCCGATGCCGCTGCCCGAAGACGTGCGCAAGGGAATGGACTCCGAGGTCGCCGACATCTCCCAGGTCAACGCCGGCATGGACCGGGCCGGTCACATGCTGCAGGGCGGCGTGTTCCTGCGCGAGTTCGTGGCCGACGACGTGCCGTGGGCGCACATCGACATCGCCGGCCCGAGCTACCACTCGGGCGAGCCGACCGGCTACTGGGCCAAGGGCGGCACCGGCGTCCCGGTGCGCACGCTGCTCGCGCTGATCGACGACATCGCCACCGCCGGCTGA
- the gcvT gene encoding glycine cleavage system aminomethyltransferase GcvT: MSADLRRSALHERHAALGAKFAPFGGWEMPLEYAGGGVLREHAAVRESVGVFDVSHLGKARVTGPGAADFVNSCLTNDLGRIGPGRAQYTLCCDDATGGTIDDIIAYLHADDHVFLIPNAANTAEVVRRLQAAAPPQLTVTNEHEGYAVLAVQGPRSTEAVAALGLPTDHDYMSFATVDKLVVCRTGYTGEHGYELVVPAARAVEVWDRLFAATPDLRPCGLGARDTLRTEMGYALHGQDLTPDITPVQGRVGWAVGWDKPAFWGRDALLAEKAAGPRRTLRGLEALDRGIPRAQMRVLVGDDEVGEVTSGTFSPTRKVGIGLALLDTAAGLADGAEVEVDVRGRRARMRVVKPPFVQPQVR, translated from the coding sequence ATGAGCGCAGATTTGCGGCGTTCGGCCCTGCACGAGCGGCACGCGGCGCTGGGCGCGAAGTTCGCCCCGTTCGGCGGCTGGGAGATGCCCCTCGAGTACGCGGGCGGCGGCGTCCTGCGCGAGCACGCGGCAGTGCGCGAGTCGGTCGGCGTCTTCGACGTCTCCCACCTGGGCAAGGCGCGGGTGACCGGTCCGGGCGCGGCCGACTTCGTCAACTCCTGCCTCACCAACGACCTGGGCCGCATCGGGCCGGGCCGCGCGCAGTACACGCTCTGCTGCGACGACGCGACCGGCGGCACGATCGACGACATCATCGCGTACCTGCACGCCGACGACCACGTCTTCCTCATCCCGAACGCGGCCAACACCGCCGAGGTCGTCCGCCGCCTCCAGGCCGCGGCACCGCCGCAGCTCACGGTCACAAACGAGCACGAGGGGTACGCGGTGCTCGCCGTGCAGGGCCCCCGCTCGACCGAGGCCGTCGCCGCACTGGGGCTGCCCACCGACCACGACTACATGAGCTTCGCGACGGTGGACAAGCTGGTGGTATGCCGCACGGGGTACACGGGCGAGCACGGCTACGAGCTGGTGGTGCCCGCCGCGCGCGCCGTCGAGGTGTGGGACCGCCTCTTCGCGGCCACCCCAGACCTGCGGCCGTGCGGCCTCGGCGCGCGGGACACGCTGCGCACCGAGATGGGGTACGCGCTGCACGGACAGGACCTCACCCCGGACATCACGCCGGTACAGGGCCGGGTCGGCTGGGCGGTGGGCTGGGACAAGCCCGCGTTCTGGGGCCGCGACGCGCTGCTCGCCGAGAAGGCGGCCGGCCCGCGCCGCACGCTGCGCGGCCTGGAGGCACTGGACCGCGGCATCCCGCGCGCCCAGATGCGCGTACTGGTCGGCGACGACGAGGTGGGCGAGGTGACCAGCGGGACGTTCTCGCCGACGCGAAAGGTGGGCATCGGACTCGCGCTCCTGGACACGGCGGCCGGCTTGGCCGACGGGGCCGAGGTGGAGGTGGACGTCCGCGGGCGGCGCGCCAGGATGCGCGTGGTCAAGCCACCGTTCGTGCAGCCCCAGGTGCGCTGA
- a CDS encoding adenosylcobinamide-GDP ribazoletransferase, with product MGAGARLAVTTFTVLPVRAGRVDREAAGAAMSLAAVVGAALGAALAGALLALDRAGAPPLVAGAVTVALGALLTRGLHLDGLADTADALGSYRSGAAALDIMKKPDVGPFGVVTLVLALLVQAAALAALPARPWAATLAAVVAATAAGRLAAAWACRRGVPAARPEGLGALVAGTVGPLALAVGTAAVVATAAAAVPGRPWQGPVAVATALAVALVVTRHVVRRLGGITGDVLGAAIEVTTTLTYVGLALG from the coding sequence GTGGGGGCCGGCGCGCGGCTGGCGGTCACCACGTTCACGGTGCTGCCGGTGCGGGCCGGCCGGGTGGATCGGGAGGCGGCCGGCGCGGCGATGTCGCTCGCGGCCGTTGTGGGTGCGGCACTCGGCGCCGCGCTGGCCGGCGCGCTCCTCGCGCTTGACCGGGCCGGCGCGCCACCGCTGGTCGCCGGCGCGGTCACCGTCGCGCTCGGCGCGCTGCTCACCCGCGGCCTGCATCTGGACGGGCTGGCGGATACCGCCGACGCGCTCGGCTCGTACCGCTCGGGTGCGGCGGCGCTCGACATCATGAAGAAGCCCGACGTCGGCCCGTTCGGCGTGGTCACGCTCGTGCTCGCGCTGCTCGTCCAGGCCGCGGCGCTGGCCGCGCTCCCAGCCCGCCCGTGGGCCGCCACGCTGGCCGCCGTGGTCGCCGCCACCGCGGCCGGTCGCCTCGCCGCCGCCTGGGCCTGCCGACGCGGGGTGCCGGCGGCGCGCCCGGAAGGGCTCGGCGCGCTCGTCGCCGGCACGGTGGGACCGCTCGCGCTCGCGGTCGGCACGGCCGCCGTCGTGGCCACGGCCGCCGCCGCGGTGCCGGGCCGCCCCTGGCAGGGGCCGGTCGCCGTCGCCACCGCCCTCGCCGTCGCACTCGTCGTCACCCGCCACGTGGTACGCCGCCTGGGTGGTATCACCGGCGATGTCCTGGGGGCCGCGATCGAAGTCACCACAACGCTCACATACGTGGGACTGGCACTCGGGTGA
- a CDS encoding site-2 protease family protein, with the protein MSLGPRRDTVAGIPREAFRPSVVFLCLVALFLTSGWMTWAEFGNVRLDVFLFVVSGWLVSLCIHEYAHAVVAFAAGDRNVAHRGYLTLNPLKYSHPLLSIVLPVVVVLLGGIGLPGGAVWIDRHEIPGRLRHTLVSLAGPATNVVFALLLVIPFAVGVDAMAHHDFWAAVALLCFLQLTASVLNLLPVPGLDGGNIIQPWLSPQWKRGYDILAPYGFILLFALLWNPRIAGWFFGGVDAVGNAFGLPEWLRDDGFDLIRFWS; encoded by the coding sequence GTGAGCCTCGGCCCCCGGCGGGACACGGTGGCGGGCATTCCGCGGGAGGCGTTCCGGCCGAGTGTCGTCTTTCTCTGCCTGGTGGCGCTCTTCCTCACCAGCGGCTGGATGACATGGGCCGAATTCGGCAACGTGCGGCTCGACGTCTTCCTCTTCGTGGTCTCCGGGTGGCTCGTCTCGCTCTGCATCCACGAGTACGCGCACGCGGTTGTCGCCTTCGCGGCCGGCGACCGCAACGTCGCGCACCGTGGCTACCTCACGCTCAACCCGCTCAAGTACAGCCACCCGTTGCTGTCGATCGTGCTGCCCGTGGTCGTGGTGCTCCTCGGCGGCATCGGTCTGCCCGGCGGCGCGGTGTGGATCGACCGGCACGAGATACCGGGACGGCTGCGGCACACGCTGGTCAGCCTCGCCGGCCCCGCGACAAACGTCGTTTTCGCGCTGCTGCTGGTGATCCCGTTCGCGGTCGGCGTGGACGCGATGGCACACCACGACTTCTGGGCCGCGGTGGCGCTGCTCTGCTTCCTCCAGCTCACCGCCAGCGTGCTCAACCTGCTACCGGTTCCGGGCCTCGACGGCGGCAACATCATCCAGCCGTGGCTCTCGCCGCAGTGGAAGCGCGGCTACGACATCCTCGCGCCCTACGGCTTCATCCTGCTCTTCGCCCTGCTCTGGAACCCGCGCATCGCCGGCTGGTTCTTCGGCGGCGTCGACGCCGTCGGCAACGCCTTCGGCCTCCCGGAGTGGCTGAGAGACGACGGCTTCGACCTGATCCGCTTCTGGTCCTGA
- a CDS encoding WG repeat-containing protein produces the protein MDRSDLATAPPVSPAGPVSPAPVSAVPVSPAAALASPVSAPPSGEATARIGTAPPGTAAPDGDSWGGDGAGARAGAEEAWSGADPDTRIDAPDDGGGEPGAADSGGPEGVPGGEDPSADAADTDGPVAEASPDTVLPAPAGPAAGAATALRAPTMLAPIVPRDGAAKPAAGGVPGAGGPPPGSEAAESAAEPADNLPDPEQVLAAYEWRFHHETLRELVENPEELREIRDRLSEKLEPATDNRARARLLSLRAVVSRILGDLGKALSDGKLALAHAEATGELRRIAIAQARLAHVLQWRGDFAEADQLFEEANSSELPDRLRATMHEHAGRSSYDQGRYIEACNHFERALELRKVEDPGLIARTELALDAVFNKVAENGWGPYPRSKDEILQIHRPPAPAFHDRVQRWGYTNAESEFVVPPEYADVQPFRDQVAWVRRPEAQTWELIDEEGQQLITASAGYLGVGSFSDGLAWVSRDGNGSWIAIDKSGRIVISEGFDDVRPFRRGIAAVRKGGWGAVDKTGKVVLPTRFSGFATALTDGRYVDGFTDEGLAIVDGGGRKGVVDKAGRLIVPPVHPAVVIHPVAFLIGNGNGKWGALDRRGEPLIDPVHPSRGDVMDEIDRLLADTKPVL, from the coding sequence ATGGATCGCTCGGACCTCGCCACGGCGCCACCGGTGTCCCCGGCCGGGCCAGTGTCGCCGGCGCCCGTGTCCGCCGTACCTGTCTCTCCGGCCGCCGCGCTCGCCAGCCCGGTGTCCGCGCCGCCTAGCGGGGAGGCGACCGCCCGCATCGGTACGGCGCCACCCGGCACCGCCGCGCCCGACGGCGACTCGTGGGGCGGCGACGGCGCTGGTGCTCGGGCGGGCGCTGAGGAGGCCTGGAGCGGCGCCGACCCGGACACGCGGATCGACGCGCCTGACGATGGTGGCGGCGAGCCCGGTGCGGCCGATTCCGGCGGCCCGGAAGGCGTGCCGGGCGGCGAGGACCCGTCCGCGGACGCCGCCGACACCGATGGGCCGGTCGCGGAGGCCAGCCCCGACACCGTCCTGCCCGCGCCCGCCGGACCGGCCGCCGGTGCGGCGACCGCGCTGCGGGCGCCGACGATGCTCGCGCCGATCGTGCCCCGCGACGGCGCCGCGAAGCCGGCCGCCGGCGGTGTGCCGGGCGCCGGCGGACCGCCGCCGGGAAGCGAGGCCGCCGAGAGCGCGGCCGAACCCGCCGACAACCTGCCCGATCCGGAGCAGGTGCTCGCGGCGTACGAGTGGCGCTTCCACCACGAGACGCTGCGCGAGCTCGTGGAAAACCCCGAGGAGCTGCGCGAGATCCGCGACAGGCTGAGCGAAAAGCTGGAGCCGGCCACCGACAACCGCGCCCGCGCGCGCCTGCTCAGCCTCCGCGCCGTGGTCTCCCGCATCCTCGGTGACCTCGGCAAGGCGCTGTCCGACGGCAAGCTGGCCCTGGCGCACGCCGAGGCGACCGGCGAGCTGCGGCGGATCGCGATCGCACAGGCGCGGCTGGCGCACGTGCTGCAGTGGCGGGGCGACTTCGCCGAGGCCGACCAGCTCTTCGAGGAGGCAAACTCCTCCGAGCTGCCCGACCGCCTCCGCGCCACCATGCACGAGCACGCCGGGCGCTCCAGCTACGACCAGGGCCGGTACATCGAGGCGTGCAACCACTTCGAACGGGCCCTCGAGCTGCGCAAGGTCGAGGACCCAGGGCTCATCGCGCGCACCGAGCTCGCATTGGACGCGGTCTTCAACAAGGTGGCCGAAAACGGGTGGGGGCCGTACCCGCGTTCCAAGGACGAGATCCTGCAGATCCACCGGCCGCCGGCGCCGGCCTTCCACGACCGGGTGCAGCGCTGGGGGTACACGAACGCGGAGAGTGAGTTCGTCGTGCCGCCGGAGTACGCGGACGTGCAGCCCTTCCGCGACCAGGTGGCCTGGGTGCGCCGCCCCGAGGCGCAGACCTGGGAGCTGATCGACGAGGAGGGGCAGCAGCTGATCACGGCGTCGGCCGGGTACCTCGGGGTCGGCTCGTTCTCCGACGGCCTGGCCTGGGTGTCCCGCGACGGCAACGGCAGCTGGATCGCGATCGACAAGAGCGGCCGCATCGTCATCTCCGAGGGCTTCGACGACGTACGCCCGTTCCGGCGCGGCATCGCCGCGGTGCGCAAGGGCGGCTGGGGCGCGGTGGACAAGACCGGCAAGGTGGTACTGCCCACCCGCTTCTCCGGCTTCGCGACCGCGCTGACCGACGGGCGGTACGTGGACGGCTTCACCGACGAGGGTCTGGCCATTGTGGACGGTGGTGGCCGCAAGGGCGTCGTGGACAAGGCGGGGCGGCTTATCGTGCCGCCCGTACACCCGGCGGTGGTCATCCACCCGGTGGCCTTCCTCATCGGCAACGGCAACGGCAAGTGGGGCGCCCTCGACCGCCGCGGCGAACCGCTGATCGACCCGGTCCACCCCAGCCGCGGCGATGTGATGGACGAGATAGATCGACTCCTCGCGGATACCAAGCCGGTCCTCTGA
- a CDS encoding ABC transporter permease, whose product MDSVNATSARWVHQNVVVSFRTFAAITGSGFRRYSTYRQATVAGAFTNTVFGFLRCYVLLAVADATAQGLAGGYDRAQLATFVWVGQGLLAVVLLWGWTELADRIRTGDVAGDLLRPVSPVLSYLATDVGRAGHAVVTRLVPPVVTGLIFFDMYLPRRWATVPLFVVSMALAVVACFGCRYLVNASAYWLQDVRGPMIAWTLGSGVLAGLYFPLRFLPDWAAVALWVGTPFPSLLQTPLDVIVERDPPALQAGLVALQAVWVVLLLALCRWVQRRAERKLVIQGG is encoded by the coding sequence GTGGATTCGGTCAACGCCACTAGCGCCCGGTGGGTACATCAAAACGTTGTCGTGTCCTTTCGGACATTTGCCGCCATAACCGGATCGGGGTTCCGCCGGTATTCCACCTACCGACAGGCAACCGTCGCCGGCGCGTTCACAAACACGGTCTTCGGCTTCCTCCGCTGTTACGTGCTTCTGGCCGTCGCGGACGCGACGGCCCAAGGCCTCGCGGGTGGTTACGACCGCGCGCAACTGGCCACGTTCGTCTGGGTCGGGCAGGGACTGCTTGCCGTGGTACTGCTGTGGGGCTGGACCGAGCTCGCCGACCGCATCCGCACCGGTGACGTGGCCGGCGACCTGCTGCGTCCGGTCAGCCCGGTGCTCAGCTACCTGGCTACCGACGTCGGCCGGGCCGGCCACGCCGTGGTCACCCGGCTCGTCCCGCCGGTGGTGACCGGCCTGATCTTCTTCGACATGTACCTCCCGCGCCGCTGGGCCACCGTGCCGCTCTTCGTGGTCTCCATGGCACTCGCGGTGGTGGCCTGCTTCGGCTGCCGGTACCTGGTCAACGCCTCCGCCTACTGGCTGCAGGACGTGCGCGGGCCGATGATCGCCTGGACGCTCGGCTCGGGCGTGCTCGCCGGCCTGTACTTCCCGCTGCGCTTCCTCCCCGACTGGGCGGCGGTGGCGCTGTGGGTGGGCACCCCGTTCCCCAGCCTGCTCCAGACGCCGCTCGACGTGATCGTGGAGCGCGACCCACCCGCACTGCAGGCCGGCCTCGTGGCGCTCCAGGCGGTGTGGGTGGTGCTGCTGCTCGCCCTGTGCCGCTGGGTGCAGCGCCGCGCCGAGCGGAAGCTGGTGATCCAAGGTGGTTGA